In Helianthus annuus cultivar XRQ/B chromosome 9, HanXRQr2.0-SUNRISE, whole genome shotgun sequence, the following are encoded in one genomic region:
- the LOC110877484 gene encoding probable WRKY transcription factor 17: MAVDYVGVQPVDHLNHMFHLSSTSYNKTISTLKRTGHARFRRAPSTQQPDSNEPSTSSQSEKKQVDSNISVTETTSSSSSRSTSSSSDMMTSSGLLEITVSNGKHVSSLGIVAPAPVFSSRKPPLPATHRKRCIADRPVADVHRSGSGCHHCCKRRKIGSKRDIRRVPIIGSKVTSIPADDYSWKKYGEKKIDGSSYPRVYYKCSSGKGCRARKRVELAADDAKMLLVTYDGEHNHRRAPTPVPTGLTGLVGC; this comes from the exons ATGGCAGTTGATTACGTAGGAGTACAACCAGTAGATCATCTAAACCACATGTTTCACCTTTCATCAACATCTTACAACAAAACAATATCTACGTTAAAGCGTACCGGTCACGCACGGTTCCGCCGTGCACCGTCTACACAACAACCGGATTCTAACGAACCTTCAACTTCATCACAATCGGAAAAGAAACAAGTAGATTCAAACATATCTGTTACCGAAACGACGTCGTCGTCGTCTTCACGGTCAACGAGTTCTTCTTCGGATATGATGACGTCATCTGGATTATTAGAGATAACTGTTTCGAACGGAAAACATGTTTCTTCCTTAGGTATTGTAGCTCCGGCGCCGGTGTTTTCATCGCGGAAGCCGCCGTTGCCGGCGACTCACCGGAAAAGATGTATTGCTGACCGTCCGGTTGCTGACGTACACAGATCTGGAAGCGGTTGTCATCATTGCTGTAAAAGAAG GAAAATCGGATCAAAACGGGATATAAGAAGAGTACCGATTATCGGATCTAAGGTTACAAGCATACCGGCAGATGATTACTCGTGGAAGAAATATGGCGAGAAAAAGATTGACGGATCATCCTATCCAAG AGTGTATTACAAGTGTAGTAGTGGAAAAGGATGTCGGGCGAGGAAGCGTGTGGAGTTAGCGGCAGATGATGCTAAGATGCTTTTGGTAACTTACGACGGAGAACACAATCACCGGCGAGCTCCGACGCCGGTACCCACAGGTTTGACCGGCCTGGTTGGTTGTTGA